The Cydia splendana chromosome Z, ilCydSple1.2, whole genome shotgun sequence genome window below encodes:
- the LOC134803997 gene encoding transmembrane channel-like protein produces the protein MRPAGRAALLTHLLGVLSFGNIVLGSEYGVPVEIKLWDTGRTPLSHMVDVTNEFGLKVLAEHNFLNENNIAFSPYGLMGILVALYEGVDGESSYQIQKGMQLPWNRNVMRIGFRDIHRTLKTYFVPEEGFLAGLALNNENVTFNESYKKILRFYGFDLENDQLPTTPANNDTNVSSTPTDGDGAAVGAATTAAPASATTAAPSTLAREDLSTSAVETTTNPNAETISDVDIRMPTSSPTTGNSAAPNAESTTLFSTSQTETTTSATTADSSSTASTNVDTTNTELVTENTMINSTTSTAAIANSVDIEVTTVPSSSSTSVSATFTTNEELEKPSIVSGQLLTSVAVDSTTTTQVHESETTEQLNTGAFDTTETIRTTENGESTVETLERRKKSIANFIFTNPPYIHENVIYRGFDIPIPVQNNPNLGNDQMFLANGLKSVQVSYMQYDAVLEHAYLPHLEAAALRLPLDSERYYLLALLPARAHPAELARLLTRLARHSDLRDVYAALRPRQVRATLPSFTVKGHVTLTADLQKLGIRDVFEPRQRDFTPMTPQAGVYVRSIEQAVSVAIRKYGTDDRNISRYVNRPPVHFSATYPFLYFVMDASIHVALMAGKMVDPLNSRIL, from the exons ATGCGACCGGCCGGACGCGCAGCCCTCCTCACGCACCTGCTCGGTGTGCTCTCGTTCGGAAACATCGTGCTTGGCTCCGAGTATGGAGTACCAGTTGAGATTAAACTATGGGACACCGGGAGGACCCCCTTGTCGCACATGGTAGACGTGACTAATGAATTCGGCTTAAAGGTCTTGGCAGAAcataattttttaaatgaaaataacaTTGCCTTCTCACCTTACGGTCTTATGGGTATACTCGTGGCGTTGTATGAGGGAGTTGACGGCGAAAGCTCTTACCAAATTCAAAAAGGAATGCAGCTGCCTTGGAACAGAAATGTCATGAGAATAGGCTTCAGAGATATCCACCGCACTTTAAAA aCATATTTTGTTCCAGAAGAAGGTTTTCTCGCAGGACTTGCATTAAACAACGAGAACGTAACATTTAATGaaagttacaaaaaaatctTGCGATTTTATGGGTTTGATCTGGAAAATGACCAGTTGCCGACTACTCCTGCAAACAATGATACGAATGTGTCGTCGACACCAACCGACGGGGACGGCGCGGCGGTGGGGGCCGCCACCACGGCGGCGCCCGCGTCCGCAACCACGGCCGCGCCGAGCACGCTGGCTCGCGAGGACCTGTCCACCTCCGCCGTCGAAACAACTACCAACCCAAATGCGGAGACTATCAGCGACGTTGACATCCGAATGCCCACCTCGTCGCCAACCACTGGCAATTCAGCCGCGCCTAATGCTGAGAGTACTACACTTTTTAGTACATCACAAACGGAAACCACTACCAGTGCGACCACTGCAGACTCGAGCAGTACAGCCTCTACTAATGTAGACACAACTAACACTGAGCTTGTCACTGAAAATACAATGATTAACAGTACAACGTCCACGGCAGCAATTGCAAATTCTGTTGATATTGAAGTGACGACTGTTCCAAGTTCTTCTTCCACGTCTGTATCAGCAACATTTACAACAAATGAAGAATTAGAAAAGCCATCGATAGTAAGTGGTCAATTGTTAACCTCTGTCGCAGTCGACAGCACTACTACCACACAAGTACACGAGTCCGAAACTACGGAGCAGCTTAATACTGGTGCTTTCGACACCACAGAGACTATTAGAACAACAGAAAATGGTGAATCCACCGTTGAAACGTTAGAGCGCCGTAAAAAATCTAttgctaattttatttttacgaaTCCACCATATATACACGAAAACGTAATTTACAGAGGATTTGATATACCGATACCTGTACAGAATAATCCTAATCTTGGAAACGACCAAATGTTTTTGGCAAATGGATTGAAAAGTGTTCAG GTGTCTTACATGCAATACGACGCAGTGCTGGAGCACGCGTACCTGCCGCACCTGGAGGCGGCGGCGTTGCGGCTGCCGCTCGATAGCGAGCGCTACTACCTGCTGGCGCTGCTGCCGGCGCGCGCTCACCCGGCCGAGCTGGCGCGCCTGCTGACCCGCCTGGCGCGCCACTCCGACCTGCGCGACGTGTACGCCGCGCTGCGCCCGCGACAAGTACGCGCCACGCTGCCCAGCTTTACTGTCAAAGGCCATGTCACGCTTACTGCTGACTTACaaaaa CTGGGCATCCGAGACGTGTTCGAGCCGCGCCAGCGCGACTTCACGCCGATGACGCCGCAGGCGGGCGTGTACGTGCGCAGCATCGAGCAGGCCGTCTCCGTGGCCATTCGCAAGTACGGGACCGACGACCGCAACATCAGTA